A region of Drosophila mauritiana strain mau12 chromosome 3L, ASM438214v1, whole genome shotgun sequence DNA encodes the following proteins:
- the LOC117139600 gene encoding uncharacterized protein LOC117139600, with amino-acid sequence MEQPDKEVQALESEVKVLNTELALQNAGNRRNRLKREIAELKEVMEKQRIALVNANKNRKEAKTIILSLMDLNQKGGKTPTESNSPSDNEGSSEDFDLDEE; translated from the exons ATGGAGCAACCAGACAAGGAAGTACAAGCTCTCGAATCCGAAGTTAAAGTATTGAACACGGAACTGGCACTGCAAAATGCCGGGAATAGAAGAAATAGGCTTAAGCGGGAGATCGCAGAGTTGAAGGAGGTCATGGAGAAGCAGAGGATAGCATTGGTGAATGCCAACAAAAACAGGAAGGAAGCTAAGACAATTATCTTAAGTCTGATGGATTTGAATCAAAAGGGCGGTAAAACCCCAACA GAGTCAAATAGTCCTTCAGACAATGAAGGATCCTCTGAGGATTTCGATTTGGATGAAGAATAG
- the LOC117139597 gene encoding zinc finger protein 184, producing the protein MNEDRQYSIHSLCRICLNHLQNDAAYDLYLVPGLSKKLCFCTSLSVEQNDGFPKNLCTLCYTKLNELHDFQKQCVDSVQKFQDLVASNVFACQSSFDVFDPNVAVQDYPAEEEDHVNYDPLLNHKMELIENEEDVFKMLEHVDKEAEEVEKEAKVEEDDGGNVSVKMFDDDSSIESGNDNDHDLDFEPNSSDDDIPLAQRMRGPATGSGSQQDRFSNLDKPKPRPRGRPKKIKPPPPEEEDLSDSSSESDDSEDGTSRGDKPKRKRIPMEERHLHRIIDCHICHQKFKKAIRYEEHMKYHNDLLPFQCKVETCKKGFTTANGLRIHIDHAHTELSEVHACIAEGCGKTFPRVRLLTFHMKKVHGITKAAAPLRDFPCTECDTVFRCPTALKKHMYKHTGEELPYPCNICGKRFVINSALRDHLMRHAGIKNHVCPYCGVGKTTRQEWNAHILTHTKEKKFKCRQCDHASHNKQALSNHVKVVHEKRKDFACQYCGKTFGKSHACKVHERSHTGEKCCECKICGKIFLCEKSLTKHLKTHEKRDLPPAEPLRQQLNIPMPGQMSVPMPGQMPMQMQSDGLVPMDPSQMPSEDMLKACGGGTAAVPPKPKNSRRVQRVDISQLAGTAVNPIPSVSVPSWSPQVNFTKKEGQHICPGCGRGFNNIGNMKLHYKIIHEKVKDFACRFCPKRFSKAQILRHHEWIHTGEKPFECKICGKHFRQETALKKHIKTHEKPNRRHVPERSAPTQITFRKLEPDAEPRNFDQYQDPAVERAAATAELLAHQLEENEAKRKAEIERQKIAAAACEQLTKLQQQQEIIKATTSYDGYYAQKAQSEGTSLDALKIDHV; encoded by the exons ATGAACGAGGACAGGCAGTACTCGATCCACAGCCTGTGCAGGATTTGTCTGAACCACCTGCAGAACGACGCCGCCTACGATTTGTATCTGGTGCCAGGTCTTTCGAAGAAGCTATGCTTCTGCACATCCTTGTCCGTGGAGCAGAACGACGGCTTTCCGAAGAACCTGTGCACTCTGTGCTACACCAAGCTGAACGAGCTGCACGACTTTCAGAAGCAGTGCGTCGATTCCGTGCAAAAGTTCCAGGATCTGGTGGCCAGCAATGTCTTCGCCTGCCAGAGCAGCTTCGACGTCTTTGATCCCAACGTTGCCGTGCAGGACTACCCGGCTGAGGAAGAGGACCATGTCAACTATGATCCGCTGCTGAACCACAAGATGGAGCTGATCGAGAACGAGGAGGATGTCTTTAAAATGCTGGAGCACGTCGACAAAGAGGCCGAGGAGGTGGAGAAGGAGGCCAAGGTAGAGGAGGATGACGGGGGCAACGTTTCCGTCAAGATGTTCGACGACGATTCCTCCATCGAGAGCGGCAATGACAACGACCACGATCTGGACTTCGAGCCAAACAGCAGCGATGATGACATTCCGCTGGCCCAGCGCATGAGGGGACCAGCTACCGGATCAGGATCCCAGCAGGACCGTTTTAGCAACCTAGACAAACCCAAGCCGAGGCCTCGGGGAAGGCCCAAAAAGATAAAACCGCCTCCGCCAGAGGAGGAGGACTTGAGCGACTCATCCTCCGAATCAGATGACTCCGAAGACGGCACATCGCGGGGCGACAAACCGAAGAGGAAGCGCATTCCCATGGAGGAACGCCACCTGCACCGCATCATCGACTGCCACATTTGCCACCAGAAGTTCAAGAAGGCCATCCGCTACGAGGAGCACATGAAGTACCACAACGACCTGCTGCCCTTCCAATGCAAGGTGGAGACCTGCAAGAAAG GTTTCACCACCGCCAATGGGCTGCGCATTCACATCGACCACGCCCACACAGAGCTGTCCGAGGTTCACGCCTGCATCGCCGAGGGCTGTGGCAAGACCTTCCCGCGCGTCCGCCTGCTCACCTTCCACATGAAGAAGGTGCACGGCATCACCAAGGCGGCTGCTCCGCTTCGAGATTTCCCCTGCACAGAATGCGACACCGTATTCCGCTGCCCCACAGCACTCAAGAAGCACATGTATAAGCACACGGGCGAGGAGCTTCCGTATCCTTGCAATATCTGCGGCAAGCGTTTTGTAATCAATAGTGCATTAAGGGATCACCTTATGCGGCACGCGGGCATCAAGAACCATGTGTGCCCGTACTGCGGGGTGGGCAAGACGACGCGCCAGGAATGGAACGCCCACATCCTCACGCACACCAAGGAGAAGAAGTTCAAGTGCCGGCAGTGCGACCATGCCTCGCACAACAAACAGGCGTTGTCCAATCATGTAAAGGTGGTGCACGAGAAGCGCAAGGACTTTGCCTGCCAGTACTGCGGAAAGACCTTCGGCAAGTCGCACGCCTGCAAGGTGCACGAGAGGAGTCACACGGGGGAGAAGTGCTGCGAGTGCAAGATCTGCGGCAAGATATTCCTCTGCGAGAAGAGCCTCACCAAGCATTTGAAGACGCACGAGAAAAGGGATCTGCCGCCGGCGGAGCCCCTTCGCCAGCAGCTTAACATTCCCATGCCCGGCCAAATGTCCGTACCGATGCCGGGCCAGATGCCGATGCAGATGCAGTCGGACGGTTTGGTGCCAATGGACCCCAGCCAGATGCCCAGTGAGGACATGCTGAAGGCATGCGGCGGCGGGACCGCTGCAGTGCCTCCCAAACCGAAGAACTCGCGACGCGTCCAGCGGGTGGACATTTCTCAGCTGGCGGGAACTGCGGTGAATCCAATACCTTCCGTCTCGGTGCCCTCGTGGTCGCCGCAGGTGAACTTCACCAAGAAGGAGGGCCAGCACATCTGTCCAggctgtgggcgtggcttCAATAACATTGGAAACATGAAACTTCACTACAAAATCATCCACGAGAAGGTCAAGGACTTTGCCTGTCGCTTCTGCCCGAAGAGATTCTCCAAGGCACAGATTCTGCGGCACCACGAATGGATCCACACGGGCGAGAAGCCCTTCGAGTGCAAGATTTGCGGAAAGCACTTCCGCCAGGAGACGGCACTCAAGAAACACATCAAGACGCACGAGAAGCCGAACCGGAGACACGTGCCCGAGCGCAGTGCGCCCACTCAGATCACGTTCCGCAAGCTGGAGCCAGACGCCGAGCCGCGTAACTTTGACCAGTACCAGGATCCGGCGGTGGAGCGGGCAGCGGCCACCGCTGAGCTGCTGGCGCAccagctggaggagaacgaggCCAAGCGGAAGGCGGAAATCGAGCGGCAGAAGATCGCGGCGGCGGCCTGCGAACAGCTGAcgaagctgcagcagcagcaggagatCATCAAGGCGACCACCTCGTACGATGGCTACTATGCGCAGAAAGCGCAATCCGAGGGCACCAGCCTGGATGCCCTGAAGATTGACCACGTCTAG
- the LOC117141215 gene encoding zinc finger protein 136, which yields MGTRELQYSVQSLCLTCLVHLEHGGGHDLFVVPDLFQKLRACTSFDADQNDGFPRNLCTQCFTKLNDLHDFRELCAGSIKRLKEMVTSQRNMSMGVFESIADDSEAPERPEEPASFDPLLNNKLEMIDNEEDVFKMLEKVDKELEEHPRDQSEKDFSSAEHNGLEEKEMASEGLTNDDEQAMEQRQIPNVKRKLHRLMSCSICQQKFKKQSKYEEHMKHHNDLLPFQCQEESCRKGFITAGALRLHLDYAHSKKKDEIPCTVEGCQFVFSRLRLLTIHLKKVHNQTRVSAPRGEQSCKECGVVFRCPMAMKKHMYTHTGEEFPYPCTICGKGFCINSALKNHLLRHAGIKNYVCQYCGVRKTTRQEWSTHILIHTQKNQFKCRICDYATHTKRLLESHVKIVHEKIRDFACQYCGKTFGKAYSCKIHEMAHTGEKLCECKICDKKFLHTQSLNKHLKIHEKSVEKALESFKQRQVNGDASDSQGDSDQLLKVFAESVANIPKNPRRVEQVDLGLLAGTVVNPTDKIQSVQKEGMHLCPSCSQGFNNMGNMKRHYKSVHEKVKDFECRFCSRRFANSQSLKQHEWIHTGEKPFECKTCGNRFRQVAALIRHQKVHDEKPPKSLGERAECREKTDALRQEIVKIAKEELKDLVSQGALEKQQNTYEQYQAAAASQTGPDLKEEP from the exons ATGGGCACTAGGGAGCTCCAGTACTCCGTCCAATCGCTTTGTCTCACCTGCCTTGTACACCTGGAGCATGGTGGTGGACACGATCTCTTCGTGGTTCCAGATCTGTTCCAGAAACTCAGGGCTTGCACTTCGTTTGATGCGGATCAGAACGACGGTTTCCCGAGAAACCTGTGCACCCAATGTTTCACCAAGCTGAACGACCTGCACGACTTCCGCGAACTATGCGCAGGATCCATTAAACGTCTTAAGGAAATGGTGACCAGCCAGAGGAATATGTCCATGGGTGTATTCGAATCTATAGCTGATGATTCTGAGGCACCTGAAAGGCCAGAGGAGCCGGCCAGTTTCGATCCCCTGCTGAATAACAAACTAGAGATGATTGACAACGAGGAGGATGTGTTCAAGATGCTGGAAAAGGTTGACAAGGAACTAGAGGAGCATCCAAGGGACCAAAGCGAGAAGGATTTCTCCAGTGCAGAGCACAACGGACTGGAGGAGAAGGAAATGGCGTCGGAAGGGCTCACCAACGATGATGAGCAGGCCATGGAGCAGCGACAGATTCCGAACGTCAAGCGTAAACTGCATCGCCTTATGAGCTGTTCCATCTGCCAGCAAAAGTTCAAAAAGCAATCAAAGTACGAGGAGCACATGAAGCACCACAATGACCTGTTGCCGTTTCAGTGTCAGGAGGAAAGTTGCCGCAAGGGCTTCATCACAGCCGGTGCACTGCGTTTGCACTTAGACTATGCGCACTCCAAGAAGAAGGATGAGATTCCCTGCACCGTGGAGGGCTGTCAATTTGTTTTTTCCCGTCTCCGGCTGCTGACCATCCACTTGAAGAAGGTTCACAACCAGACGAGGGTTAGTGCTCCGCGGGGTGAACAGTCTTGCAAGGAATGCGGCGTGGTTTTTCGTTGTCCGATGGCTATGAAGAAACACATGTACACGCACACGGGCGAAGAGTTCCCCTATCCGTGTACCATTTGCGGCAAGGGCTTTTGCATCAACAGTGCCCTAAAGAATCATCTTCTCCGGCATGCTGGCATCAAGAACTACGTGTGTCAGTACTGCGGAGTGAGAAAGACCACACGCCAGGAATGGAGCACGCACATTCTGATCCACACCCAGAAGAACCAGTTTAAGTGCCGCATCTGCGACTATGCCACCCACACTAAGCGGTTGCTAGAGAGCCACGTTAAGATCGTGCATGAGAAAATCCGGGATTTTGCTTGCCAATACTGTGGAAAGACGTTCGGGAAAGCGTACTCCTGCAAAATACACGAGATGGCGCACACTGGTGAGAAGCTATGCGAATGCAAG ATTTGTGACAAAAAGTTCCTGCATACGCAGAGTCTCAACAAGCACCTCAAGATTCATGAGAAGAGCGTGGAAAAGGCTCTGGAAAGTTTTAAACAGCGGCAAGTAAATGGCGACGCCAGTGACAGTCAAGGGGACTCGGATCAGCTGCTGAAGGTGTTTGCCGAATCCGTAGCCAACATTCCTAAGAATCCCCGCCGCGTAGAGCAAGTGGATTTGGGCCTACTGGCAGGGACCGTAGTGAATCCCACAGACAAGATTCAGTCTGTTCAGAAGGAGGGTATGCACTTGTGTCCCAGCTGCAGTCAGGGATTCAACAACATGGGCAACATGAAGCGCCACTACAAGAGCGTCCACGAAAAAGTCAAGGACTTTGAGTGCCGTTTCTGCTCCCGTCGCTTTGCCAACTCTCAATCCTTGAAGCAACACGAGTGGATACACACTGGCGAAAAGCCCTTCGAGTGTAAGACTTGCGGAAATCGCTTTCGCCAGGTAGCGGCGCTCATCCGTCACCAAAAAGTCCATGACGAAAAGCCGCCAAAGTCCCTGGGGGAGAGAGCTGAGTGTAGAGAAAAGACTGATGCTCTACGGCAGGAAATTGTGAAGATCGCCAAGGAGGAGCTCAAGGATTTGGTGAGCCAAGGGGCACTGGAGAAGCAGCAAAACACCTACGAACAGTATCAGGCAGCGGCAGCTAGCCAAACTGGTCCTGACTTAAAGGAGGAACCTTAA
- the LOC117139878 gene encoding splicing factor 3B subunit 6, giving the protein MNKRNHIRLPPEVNRLLYVRNLPYKITSDEMYDIFGKFGAIRQIRVGNTPETRGTAFVVYEDIFDAKNACDHLSGFNVCNRYLVVLYYQSNKAFKRVDMDKKQEELNNIKAKYNLKTPEAP; this is encoded by the exons ATGAACAAGCGCAACCAT ATCCGCCTGCCGCCAGAGGTGAATCGGCTATTGTACGTGCGGAACCTGCCGTACAAAATCACCTCGGACGAGATGTACGACATATTCGGCAAATTTGGAGCCATTCGACAGATACGCGT AGGCAACACTCCGGAAACGCGTGGCACCGCCTTTGTCGTCTACGAGGACATTTTCGATGCCAAGAACGCCTGCGACCATTTGTCCGGTTTCAATGTGTGCAATCGCTATCTGGTGGTGCTCTACTACCAATCCAACAAGGCCTTCAAGCGCGTGGACATGGACAAGAAGCAGGAGGAACTGAACAACATTAAGGCCAAGTACAATCTGAAGACGCCGGAGGCTCCTTAG
- the LOC117139876 gene encoding transportin-1-like, which yields MTWEPQGEGLQQIIAILKESQSPDTATQMAVQMKLEEFNRYPDFNNYLIYVLTKLKTEDEPTRSLSGLILKNNIRMHGTTLQPEIVEYIKHECLQAVGDSSPLIRATVGILITTIASNGGLHNWPQLLPSLCEMLDNQDYNVCEGAFSALQKICEDSAEILDSAALNRPLNVMIPKFLEYFKHSSPKIRSHAIACINQFIINRSQALMLNIDSFIENLFHLSSDEDHEVRKNVCHGLVMLLEVRMDRLMPHMSQIIEYMLLRTQDTDEGVALEASEFWLSLAEQSICKDVLAPYLAQLAPVLVRGMRYSEVDIILLKGNVEEDDMVPDREEDIRPRFHKSRAHTIRSTQEGGAGATGDDDDDEFEDGMDDDSSLSEWNLRKCSAAALDVLANVFREDCLPVVLPILKETLFHQEWVIKESGVLALGAIAEGCMQGMIQHLPELIPYLISCLSDKKALVRSITCWTLSRYANWVVNQPHDQYLKPLMEELLKRILDSNKRVQEAACSAFATLEEEACTELVPYLEYILKTLVFAFSKYQHKNLLILYDAVGTLADSVGHHLNKPQYIDILMPPLIDKWNLLKDDDKDLFPLLECLSSIATALQSGFLPYCDPVYRRCISLIEQTINQEMLCKQNQTYDHPDKERMIVALDLLSGLAEGLDRQIETLVANSNIMHLLYQCMQDVLPEVRQSSFALLGDLTKACFPHVHPFMGEFFPILGQNLNPDFISVCNNATWAIGEICMKLGEETKQYIRLVLSDLFIIINRPNTPKTLLENTAITIGRLGYVCPVEVAPYLPEFVRQWCTSLRHIRDNDEKDSAFRGMCHMITVNPAGVVADFIFFCDAIASWVSPPEDLHHMIQKILHGFKTQVGEENWRRFVEQFPPTLAERLSTMYTI from the exons ATGACGTGGGAACCACAGGGAGAAGGTCTGCAACAGATCATAGCGATCCTCAAGGAGTCGCAGTCGCCGGACACAGCCACTCAAATGGCCGTACAGATG AAACTGGAGGAATTCAATCGCTACCCCGACTTCAACAACTATCTTATCTATGTGCTGACGAAACTGAAGACAGAGGACGAGCCCACGAGATCACTCAGCGGCCTAATCCTCAAGAACAACATCCGCATGCACGGCACCACTCTGCAGCCGGAGATCGTGGAGTATATCAAACACGAGTGCCTGCAGGCAGTGGGCGACTCTTCGCCTCTGATCCGTGCCACCGTGGGCATCCTGATCACCACCATCGCCAGCAATGGCGGTCTGCACAACTGGCCGCAGCTGCTTCCATCTCTGTGCGAAATGCTTGACAACCAGGACTACAATGTGTGCGAAGGAGCATTCAGTGCCCTGCAGAAAATTTGCGAGGACTCTGCCGAAATTTTGGACTCCGCAGCGCTCAATAGGCCATTAAACGTAATGATTCCAAAGTTCCTGGAATACTTTAAGCACAGCAGTCCAAAGATCCGCTCCCACGCCATTGCCTGCATCAACCAGTTCATCATAAACAGATCACAGGCTCTGATGCTAAACATAGACAGCTTCATTGAGAACCTCTTTCACCTGTCATCAGATGAGGACCACGAGGTGCGCAAAAACGTGTGCCACGGATTGGTCATGCTGCTGGAGGTGCGAATGGACCGTCTGATGCCGCACATGTCGCAGATTATTGAg TACATGCTGTTGCGCACCCAGGACACCGATGAGGGTGTGGCCCTGGAAGCATCCGAGTTCTGGCTTTCACTGGCCGAGCAAAGCATCTGCAAGGACGTGCTTGCCCCTTACCTTGCACAATTAGCGCCAGTTCTTGTACGAGGCATGCGGTACTCAGAGGTCGACATAATTCTTCTCAAGGGAAACGTTGAGGAGGATGACATGGTGCCCGATCGAGAAGAGGATATCCGCCCGCGTTTCCACAAGTCCCGTGCACACACAATCAGGAGTACACAAGAGGGAGGAGCTGGAGCGACAggcgatgatgacgacgacgaatTTGAAGATGGAATGGACGACGATAGCTCGCTATCAGAATGGAACTTGCGCAAGTGCAGCGCGGCCGCTCTCGATGTATTGGCGAATGTTTTCCGAGAGGATTGTCTGCCCGTTGTGCTGCCCATCCTGAAGGAGACTCTGTTCCACCAAGAATGGGTGATCAAAGAGAGTGGTGTGCTGGCCTTGGGAGCTATTGCGGAGGGCTGCATGCAAGGCATGATCCAACACTTGCCAGAGCTGATTCCCTACCTAATTAGCTGTCTGTCCGACAAGAAGGCACTGGTGCGCTCCATCACATGCTGGACGCTCTCGCGATACGCCAATTGGGTTGTCAACCAGCCGCACGACCAGTACTTGAAGCCTCTAATGGAAGAACTGCTGAAGCGCATCCTGGACTCGAATAAGCGCGTTCAGGAAGCTGCGTGCTCTGCCTTTGCCACTCTGGAGGAGGAGGCCTGCACGGAACTGGTGCCCTATCTGGAGTATATTCTAAAGACGCTCGTCTTTGCCTTCTCCAAGTACCAGCACAAGAACTTATTGATACTGTACGATGCAGTTGGTACTTTGGCGGACTCCGTCGGTCATCATCTGAATAAACCACAATACATTGACATCCTGATGCCTCCGCTAATTGATAAGTGGAACCTGCTGAAGGACGACGATAAGGATCTGTTCCCTTTGTTGGAGTGCCTGTCGAGCATCGCCACTGCCTTGCAGTCCGGATTTCTGCCCTACTGCGACCCCGTGTATCGAAGGTGCATCTCCCTTATTGAGCAGACTATCAACCAGGAAATG CTGTGTAAACAAAACCAAACGTACGACCATCCCGACAAAGAGCGCATGATTGTCGCCCTAGATCTGCTGTCTGGCCTAGCCGAGGGTTTGGATCGCCAAATCGAGACTCTGGTGGCCAACAGCAACATTATGCATCTACTCTACCAGTGCATGCAGGACGTTCTGCCTGAG GTTCGCCAATCTTCGTTTGCCCTGCTGGGTGATTTGACTAAGGCCTGTTTTCCCCACGTGCATCCCTTCATGGGCGAGTTCTTCCCCATCCTCGGTCAAAACCTTAACCCAGACTTCATTTCGGTCTGCAATAATGCTACTTGGGCCATAGGCGAAATCTGCATGAAATTGG GTGAGGAGACTAAGCAGTACATACGCCTTGTACTCAGCGACCTTTTCATCATTATCAACCGTCCGAACACGCCCAAGACACTGCTGGAGAACACAG caATAACAATCGGTCGTCTAGGTTATGTGTGCCCAGTTGAAGTGGCTCCTTATTTGCCCGAATTTGTACGACAGTG GTGCACATCGTTGCGGCACATACGAGACAATGATGAGAAGGACTCAGCCTTCCGTGGAATGTGTCATATGATCACGGTGAATCCAGCTGGCGTGGTAGCAGACTTTATATTCTTCTGCGATGCCATCGCCTCCTGGGTTAGCCCACCGGAGGATCTGCATCATATGATACAGAAG ATTCTGCACGGTTTTAAGACCCAAGTGGGCGAGGAGAACTGGCGTCGATTTGTGGAACAATTCCCGCCAACTTTGGCCGAGCGCCTGTCCACAATGTATACCATCTAA